From Zavarzinella sp., one genomic window encodes:
- a CDS encoding S41 family peptidase, whose translation MLGNYRSTFNTLLGVICCIGIFVLPSNAQSLPVNSPVQELRSLALKQESTAHWDKALRTWLQVIALDRNNLEAKEHVQVNLRYLLQTRRQEDPEYRKAIMKLTRAEVFGLYRELLDKLADYYIDADKVTPGRLFDQGMNEFLHALSNSKFVSQYTPSATTVELERFRTQARQAWLGRTPKTADDAVGMLDEVCSAARRFLGLKVANAVVFEFICGASNSLDMFSAYEHHPVEEAKPLDLTVIANQIDDELAVIQIKEFNKHTPNQLREALDTLVGMQGIEGLVIDLRGNPGGSLQAAAKCAERFLTTGLIVSTNGRVPDFNDSITANDPGAIIQLPIVILVDGKTASAAEVFAFALRDHKRAHIVGTTTYGKGTVQGTIRLPALGKNAFSPSIRMTIARLASPHGTSFHGTGLTPDVIETNTQRQSEIAIQAVREMVQSKSMNLMPMGP comes from the coding sequence GTGTTGGGCAACTACCGTTCTACTTTCAACACCTTACTGGGTGTCATTTGTTGCATTGGCATTTTTGTTTTACCATCCAACGCACAAAGTTTACCTGTTAATTCTCCAGTGCAGGAATTGCGTTCTCTCGCACTGAAACAGGAGAGCACTGCACATTGGGATAAGGCTTTACGAACATGGCTACAGGTCATTGCACTTGACCGAAATAACCTGGAAGCCAAAGAACATGTTCAGGTGAATCTTCGCTACTTACTTCAAACTCGCCGGCAGGAAGACCCGGAGTATCGAAAGGCGATTATGAAGTTGACTCGTGCCGAAGTGTTTGGTTTGTACCGCGAACTACTTGATAAACTAGCGGATTATTACATTGATGCTGATAAGGTGACCCCTGGCAGGTTGTTTGATCAGGGGATGAATGAATTTTTGCATGCTCTCAGCAACTCAAAGTTTGTCAGCCAGTATACACCTTCCGCAACCACTGTTGAGTTGGAGCGATTTCGTACTCAGGCAAGGCAGGCATGGCTGGGCCGAACACCAAAAACAGCCGATGATGCTGTAGGAATGCTTGATGAGGTATGTAGTGCTGCAAGACGTTTTCTTGGGTTGAAAGTTGCAAATGCGGTTGTTTTTGAGTTTATCTGTGGTGCATCCAATTCGCTGGACATGTTTAGTGCTTACGAACATCATCCCGTGGAAGAAGCAAAGCCTCTTGATCTGACAGTAATTGCGAACCAGATCGATGACGAACTGGCGGTGATCCAGATTAAAGAGTTCAACAAGCACACTCCAAACCAATTACGCGAAGCACTGGATACGCTCGTTGGTATGCAGGGGATAGAGGGACTGGTGATTGACTTGCGTGGGAATCCAGGCGGGTCACTTCAGGCAGCAGCCAAATGTGCGGAGCGATTTCTTACTACCGGTTTGATCGTCAGCACGAATGGTCGGGTGCCTGATTTCAATGATTCCATCACTGCGAACGATCCTGGTGCGATCATCCAGCTACCAATCGTGATCCTTGTTGATGGTAAAACTGCAAGTGCCGCAGAAGTATTTGCATTTGCACTGCGAGATCATAAACGTGCCCACATCGTTGGGACAACTACTTATGGTAAAGGAACAGTGCAGGGAACGATTCGCCTGCCTGCTCTTGGCAAAAATGCATTTTCGCCATCAATTCGAATGACCATCGCACGATTAGCCAGTCCCCATGGAACTAGTTTTCATGGCACCGGTCTGACACCGGATGTTATTGAAACGAACACTCAGCGCCAATCAGAAATTGCCATCCAGGCGGTGCGTGAAATGGTTCAGTCCAAATCGATGAACTTAATGCCGATGGGGCCGTGA
- a CDS encoding 2-oxoglutarate dehydrogenase E1 component — MHNLKFANRYNLEFIEQQYQLWSSNPENVDPQWQAFFEGFELSAQGLFSANDTSYTSIVRLIQNYRNIGHLQAQIDPLADPPGPHAHLSLEEYGLSEKDLDRYFDCSAFHGMNRATLRELLAVLQETYCGTVGVEYGHIQDNTIRDWLKARIEPRRMRPEATVEQQKRTLNMLVRAENFEQFLAARYPGQKRFSLEGGETLMPVLEAIIERGPSLGIREFVLGMSHRGRLNVLANTLRKPPIDIFAEFEDNFQPDSYEGDGDVKYHLGFSSDYQTSDGNSIHLSLTPNPSHLEAVDAVVEGRTRAKQRLHRDKERRMGVPILIHGDAAFAGQGIVAEVFNLANVEGYTTGGTVHIIVNNQIGFTTSPQDGRSTQYCTDISKMIQAPVFHVNAEDPDSCVFIAELAIEFRQHFRRDVIIDINCYRKWGHNEGDEPGFMHPKLYNKINKRKSIALLYQEQLIRSKRFTEAQIKQIVTDYRTTLDNVQQQVKKEANLRTRTKSYGGPWTGMQAEYRHEATRTGVSRELLEHVITVATTIPTDVKPFDKIERILDQRRESVLTTDKIDWATAECLAFGSLVAEGTSVRLSGQDSRRGTFSQRHAIIVDQETLRKYNPIDQLSSQQSFFRVYDSPLSEEAVLGFELGFSFDAPNTLVLWEAQFGDFVNGAQSIIDQYLICSETKWQRSSGLVLLLPHGYEGQGPEHSSGRLERFLQSCAENNIQVCNLTTPAQYFHVLRRQMRRDFRKPLIIMTPKSLLRHKMCVSTLSSMTNDHFHEVIDDQVPVEDVKRVLMCSGKLYYELLEARGDRTDIALVRMEQFYPFPEQKLSEILSQYTQAEMVWVQEESQNMGGWQFIEPRIRGMGYEVSYVGRDPSASPAVGSLKLHKKEQELLISTALNGESGSHMIAQTKLIQVRAPIFYRYKQTH, encoded by the coding sequence ATGCACAACCTGAAATTTGCAAACCGCTACAATTTAGAGTTCATCGAGCAACAGTATCAACTGTGGTCCAGCAATCCTGAAAATGTTGATCCCCAGTGGCAGGCATTTTTTGAAGGATTTGAACTGTCCGCCCAGGGATTGTTCTCTGCCAATGATACCAGTTACACCTCGATCGTTCGCCTGATTCAAAACTACCGCAATATTGGCCACTTGCAGGCACAAATAGACCCACTTGCAGATCCACCTGGCCCCCACGCACACCTGAGCCTGGAAGAGTATGGTTTAAGCGAAAAAGACCTTGATCGCTATTTCGATTGCAGTGCGTTTCATGGCATGAATCGAGCAACGTTACGAGAACTTCTGGCTGTATTACAGGAAACTTACTGTGGTACGGTGGGGGTGGAATATGGCCACATTCAGGACAACACTATCCGCGACTGGTTGAAAGCACGGATTGAACCACGTCGGATGCGACCGGAAGCAACGGTCGAACAGCAAAAACGCACCTTGAACATGCTGGTCCGTGCCGAAAATTTTGAACAGTTTTTAGCCGCACGGTATCCTGGCCAGAAACGTTTCAGCCTGGAAGGTGGGGAAACCCTGATGCCAGTGCTGGAAGCGATCATCGAAAGAGGTCCCAGTCTGGGTATCCGTGAATTTGTACTGGGAATGTCCCACCGTGGGCGACTGAATGTGCTGGCTAACACTTTGCGGAAGCCGCCAATCGACATTTTCGCTGAATTTGAAGACAATTTTCAGCCTGATTCCTACGAAGGCGACGGTGATGTAAAATATCACTTGGGATTCTCCAGCGACTACCAGACATCTGATGGAAATTCAATTCACCTGTCTTTAACACCCAACCCCAGCCACCTGGAAGCTGTCGATGCTGTCGTCGAAGGTCGCACGCGGGCAAAACAACGATTGCACCGCGATAAAGAGCGCAGGATGGGAGTCCCCATTCTGATTCACGGTGATGCCGCCTTCGCTGGCCAAGGCATTGTTGCAGAAGTTTTCAATCTGGCCAACGTGGAAGGCTACACAACTGGTGGAACAGTTCACATCATTGTGAACAACCAGATTGGCTTTACCACTTCGCCTCAGGACGGTCGATCAACGCAATACTGCACTGACATCTCCAAGATGATTCAGGCACCAGTATTCCATGTGAATGCCGAGGATCCGGATTCATGCGTTTTCATTGCAGAACTTGCCATCGAATTCCGCCAGCACTTTCGACGTGACGTGATAATCGACATCAACTGTTACCGGAAGTGGGGTCATAATGAGGGCGACGAACCGGGATTCATGCACCCTAAGTTATATAACAAAATAAACAAGCGAAAATCGATTGCCCTGCTCTATCAGGAGCAGTTGATCCGATCGAAGCGTTTCACTGAAGCCCAGATCAAGCAGATTGTGACAGATTACCGCACTACTTTGGATAATGTTCAGCAACAGGTAAAAAAAGAAGCCAATTTGCGAACTCGCACCAAGTCGTATGGTGGACCATGGACCGGGATGCAGGCCGAATATCGCCACGAAGCAACCCGCACGGGTGTCAGCCGGGAATTACTGGAGCATGTCATTACGGTGGCAACGACGATTCCCACAGATGTGAAACCGTTTGACAAAATCGAACGTATTCTGGATCAAAGACGCGAATCTGTGCTTACCACGGATAAAATTGATTGGGCTACTGCGGAATGCCTTGCCTTTGGCTCGTTAGTTGCGGAAGGCACTTCTGTACGTCTGAGTGGGCAGGATAGTCGCCGTGGCACCTTCAGTCAGCGGCACGCAATCATTGTCGATCAGGAAACACTCCGCAAATACAACCCAATCGATCAACTGAGCAGCCAGCAGAGTTTCTTCCGAGTATATGATTCCCCACTGAGTGAAGAAGCGGTACTCGGTTTTGAGTTGGGCTTTTCGTTCGACGCACCCAACACGCTGGTGCTGTGGGAAGCCCAATTTGGCGACTTCGTCAATGGTGCCCAGAGTATTATTGACCAATATCTGATTTGCTCGGAAACAAAATGGCAGCGTTCCAGCGGGTTGGTGCTGTTGCTGCCCCACGGATATGAAGGTCAGGGGCCTGAGCACTCTTCTGGCCGATTAGAGCGATTTTTGCAATCCTGTGCAGAAAACAACATTCAGGTATGCAATCTGACCACTCCTGCCCAGTACTTCCATGTGCTTCGACGGCAAATGCGGCGGGATTTCCGCAAACCACTAATTATCATGACGCCGAAAAGCCTGTTGCGGCACAAAATGTGCGTCTCCACACTATCATCGATGACGAATGACCATTTTCATGAAGTGATCGACGATCAGGTGCCAGTGGAAGATGTTAAACGCGTTCTGATGTGCAGTGGGAAACTTTATTACGAACTACTTGAAGCACGCGGGGACCGCACTGATATTGCACTCGTGCGAATGGAACAGTTTTATCCATTCCCAGAACAGAAACTGTCTGAAATACTTTCCCAGTATACTCAGGCTGAAATGGTGTGGGTGCAAGAAGAATCGCAGAATATGGGTGGCTGGCAGTTTATCGAGCCACGTATACGCGGAATGGGATATGAAGTATCTTATGTTGGGCGAGACCCAAGTGCCTCACCTGCTGTGGGTTCGTTAAAACTGCATAAGAAAGAGCAGGAACTGCTGATCAGCACCGCACTGAATGGCGAATCGGGCAGCCATATGATCGCCCAAACCAAACTGATTCAAGTGCGAGCACCAATTTTCTACCGTTACAAGCAAACCCACTAA
- the bioA gene encoding adenosylmethionine--8-amino-7-oxononanoate transaminase, with translation MSEMNRWLVVGTDTDAGKSTFCTLFLAAHATSWSYWKPVESGDSDSEKISRLVPDANVFPRHFHAPAALAPVLAARLAGKQLPTIDEVIQAVPKSHLPLLIESFGSPLSPWDEKTLQIEFLQHLSAHLILCVNSTVGAVGRCLQTLNVLQNMNLAASIVVIIGEHDPFAEEQIKHHSRLPVFSLQYPTDWSATGVQESVILQKRTLEEIATNISEMIPVGQVADDPSDRLGQLDRDIVWHPYTPLVVDEPPLLVRAAKNEYLYLADGRRIIDAISSWWTTFHGHCQPELMETLRRTTHKIDHVMFAGLTHEPAIAAADRLLKTTKWNGGRVFFSDNGSTAVEVAMKMAYQYWHMQDQAQRTTFITFENSYHGDTFGAMSISRDPVFFGRFEPFFFDVKQIPVDPAALEEFLATHHEHCAGLILEPLVQGAGGMKMHSPETLKQIAELANKYGVLFIADEVMTGGRTGKMWAHQNCEVVPDFICSGKIITGGVLPMAVTLVNSRVCEQFCIADRTKTFFHGHSYTANPLGCALIAKNLEIMVRGEWLRDSKRIEAKWLASVPRLAALPHVHDVRVCGTIIALDLQFPGGYLASIGPQIRRKCLADGVWIRPLGNVVYAMPPLCTSDSSLEQIATAMERSIKEININ, from the coding sequence ATGTCCGAGATGAATCGTTGGCTGGTCGTGGGCACAGATACTGATGCGGGAAAATCGACTTTTTGCACACTGTTTCTCGCTGCACATGCCACAAGTTGGAGTTATTGGAAACCAGTTGAATCCGGCGATTCCGATTCAGAAAAGATTTCCCGTCTGGTACCAGATGCAAACGTTTTTCCAAGGCACTTTCATGCACCCGCTGCGTTAGCACCAGTTCTGGCAGCACGGCTGGCTGGGAAACAGCTTCCCACCATCGACGAAGTGATCCAGGCGGTTCCGAAATCACATTTACCGTTATTGATTGAATCTTTTGGCAGCCCACTCTCGCCATGGGATGAAAAAACACTGCAGATCGAATTTCTTCAACATCTTTCTGCCCACTTAATCCTGTGCGTCAATTCCACTGTGGGTGCTGTTGGACGTTGTTTGCAAACACTTAACGTCTTACAAAATATGAACTTAGCAGCTTCAATTGTTGTTATAATTGGTGAACACGATCCTTTTGCAGAAGAGCAGATCAAGCACCACTCCAGACTCCCCGTATTTTCTCTGCAATATCCCACCGATTGGTCAGCGACTGGGGTACAGGAATCGGTCATTCTTCAGAAACGGACGCTTGAAGAGATTGCCACAAATATATCTGAGATGATTCCCGTCGGCCAAGTTGCAGATGATCCTTCTGATCGTTTAGGGCAGCTTGACCGGGATATCGTCTGGCATCCATACACGCCGCTAGTGGTGGATGAACCCCCATTGCTGGTGCGGGCTGCGAAAAACGAATACCTTTACCTGGCTGATGGCAGACGGATCATTGACGCGATTTCATCATGGTGGACTACGTTTCATGGTCACTGTCAGCCGGAATTGATGGAAACTCTTCGAAGAACAACCCACAAGATTGACCATGTAATGTTTGCTGGCCTGACGCACGAACCAGCGATCGCGGCAGCAGATCGATTGCTGAAAACTACCAAATGGAACGGTGGTCGGGTGTTTTTTTCGGACAACGGCAGCACCGCAGTCGAAGTGGCGATGAAAATGGCCTATCAATACTGGCATATGCAGGATCAGGCACAGCGGACCACTTTTATCACATTTGAGAACTCGTACCATGGTGACACATTTGGTGCGATGTCGATCAGCAGAGATCCTGTCTTTTTTGGCCGCTTTGAGCCATTCTTTTTCGATGTGAAACAAATTCCGGTAGATCCTGCTGCTCTGGAGGAATTTCTGGCGACCCACCACGAACACTGTGCGGGGTTGATTTTGGAGCCACTAGTACAGGGTGCTGGTGGGATGAAAATGCACTCTCCAGAGACTTTGAAACAAATTGCAGAGCTTGCAAACAAGTACGGCGTATTGTTCATTGCGGATGAAGTGATGACTGGTGGCCGAACTGGGAAAATGTGGGCACACCAGAACTGTGAAGTGGTCCCTGATTTTATTTGCAGTGGGAAAATCATTACTGGCGGGGTTCTTCCGATGGCAGTAACCCTGGTAAATTCGCGCGTTTGTGAGCAATTTTGTATAGCAGATCGGACCAAAACATTCTTTCATGGGCATTCCTATACAGCAAATCCTCTTGGATGTGCCTTAATCGCCAAAAATCTGGAAATCATGGTACGTGGTGAGTGGCTGCGGGATTCAAAACGAATTGAAGCGAAATGGCTGGCGAGTGTGCCCCGCCTTGCGGCTTTGCCCCACGTGCACGATGTGCGTGTCTGTGGGACGATCATCGCACTTGATCTGCAGTTTCCGGGCGGTTATCTTGCTTCGATTGGCCCACAAATCCGAAGGAAATGTCTCGCTGATGGAGTCTGGATTCGCCCATTAGGGAATGTCGTTTATGCGATGCCCCCACTTTGCACCAGTGATTCATCATTGGAACAGATCGCAACCGCAATGGAAAGATCGATCAAAGAAATTAATATTAATTGA
- a CDS encoding 8-amino-7-oxononanoate synthase, with protein sequence MSLEQRWNEVLDQLRKQDRFRSFRVGEGHDFTSNDYLGYANSSIQAPIHNDSDPTWGRSGTASRLLRGHHAVWDELECRLANWHQADAVLMMTSGYSANEGLISTIMEPGDWVATDELNHACIVDGLRLAKCRRFNYRHNDLNQLEEGLKKEASHNDPDRQRFIITESLFSMDGDLADLTGICALAEKYGAHVIVDEAHSTGCYGGTGSGYVDQLGLRKRILASIHTGGKAMAAHGAYIATSKLLKDYLINRCRHLIFTTSLPPLLGRWWLDSLAKVNSDPQSRAALHTNNQFFRNALVSKGFKPAGTEYIVPIIVGEDKPTMEVARALQQNGFDVRGIRPPSVPPGTARLRISVHADHPQELLSQLVNLLVQLCPR encoded by the coding sequence ATGTCATTAGAACAGCGGTGGAATGAAGTTTTAGATCAACTGCGAAAGCAGGATCGTTTTCGTAGTTTTCGGGTGGGAGAGGGGCACGATTTTACCTCCAACGACTACTTAGGCTACGCCAACAGCAGTATTCAGGCACCCATTCACAATGATTCTGACCCCACGTGGGGCAGAAGTGGCACAGCGTCTCGTCTATTGCGTGGGCACCATGCTGTTTGGGACGAATTGGAATGCCGCCTTGCAAACTGGCACCAGGCGGATGCAGTGCTGATGATGACCAGTGGGTATTCTGCAAACGAAGGTCTGATTTCAACTATTATGGAGCCTGGAGATTGGGTAGCCACGGATGAGTTGAACCATGCCTGTATTGTGGATGGCCTGCGACTGGCAAAGTGCCGTCGTTTCAATTACCGCCACAACGATTTGAATCAGTTGGAGGAAGGTCTGAAAAAGGAGGCCAGTCACAACGATCCCGACCGTCAGAGATTTATTATTACCGAATCGCTTTTCAGCATGGATGGCGACTTGGCGGATCTTACTGGTATTTGTGCCCTGGCAGAAAAATATGGTGCCCATGTAATTGTGGATGAGGCCCACTCCACTGGCTGTTATGGTGGCACAGGATCTGGCTACGTCGATCAACTCGGGCTGCGGAAGCGGATTTTGGCTTCGATCCATACCGGTGGGAAAGCAATGGCTGCACATGGCGCCTACATTGCAACATCAAAACTATTAAAAGACTATTTAATTAATCGTTGCCGACATCTGATTTTTACGACCAGTTTACCCCCACTTCTGGGTAGATGGTGGCTGGATTCCCTGGCAAAGGTGAATAGTGATCCCCAATCCCGGGCTGCTCTGCATACCAATAATCAGTTCTTTCGTAACGCTTTAGTAAGCAAGGGTTTCAAGCCTGCGGGTACGGAATACATTGTTCCCATCATTGTGGGGGAAGATAAACCCACCATGGAAGTTGCCAGAGCACTACAGCAGAACGGCTTCGATGTCCGAGGTATTCGCCCACCAAGTGTACCTCCAGGGACCGCACGGTTGCGGATTTCGGTCCATGCGGACCATCCTCAAGAATTGTTGAGTCAACTGGTGAATTTGCTGGTGCAATTATGTCCGAGATGA
- the bioB gene encoding biotin synthase BioB, with protein sequence MKKTVAELQAIYDLPLPELMFRSAEISRKHRPDHEIQRCALLSIKTGGCPEDCSYCSQSAHYDTPVDREPLLSVLEVKERAAAAKADGATRFCMGAAWRKPKDGPEFDAVLEMVREVRKLDMEACVTLGMLTESQAQRLKEAGLTAYNHNLDTSRRYYPEIITTRTYDDRLETLDHVQKAGISVCCGGIVGMGETVEDRLMMLVELTHLETPPESVPINCLMPSKGTPLEMAPPVDSIELVRYIATTRITFPHARVRLSAGRDQMSRELQVLCFLAGADSIFFGQKLLTAGNPDVDADAALFRAMGIAPTTSC encoded by the coding sequence ATGAAAAAGACAGTTGCTGAATTACAGGCGATATACGATTTGCCGTTGCCTGAATTGATGTTTCGTAGTGCAGAGATCAGTCGGAAACACCGCCCTGATCACGAAATCCAACGCTGTGCGCTGTTGAGCATTAAGACTGGCGGGTGTCCGGAAGATTGCAGCTATTGCAGCCAAAGTGCCCACTACGATACCCCTGTGGATCGGGAACCACTGCTGAGTGTGCTGGAAGTAAAAGAGCGTGCTGCTGCCGCCAAGGCGGATGGTGCGACCCGTTTTTGCATGGGTGCTGCCTGGCGAAAGCCGAAAGACGGACCTGAGTTTGATGCCGTGCTGGAGATGGTGCGGGAAGTGCGCAAACTGGATATGGAAGCGTGCGTCACCTTGGGAATGCTGACGGAATCTCAGGCCCAGAGACTGAAAGAAGCAGGATTGACAGCCTATAACCACAATCTGGATACGTCTCGTCGTTATTATCCCGAAATTATCACCACACGGACCTACGATGATCGCCTGGAAACACTGGACCACGTTCAGAAAGCGGGCATTTCCGTTTGCTGTGGGGGCATCGTTGGGATGGGCGAAACTGTTGAAGATCGCCTGATGATGCTGGTTGAACTGACCCACCTCGAAACACCGCCGGAAAGTGTTCCAATCAACTGCTTGATGCCTTCGAAAGGAACTCCTCTGGAAATGGCCCCACCAGTGGATTCGATTGAATTGGTGCGTTACATTGCCACCACCCGAATTACTTTCCCACATGCCCGCGTGCGACTGAGTGCGGGGCGAGATCAGATGAGCCGGGAGTTACAGGTATTGTGCTTCCTGGCTGGTGCGGATTCGATCTTTTTTGGCCAGAAGTTGCTCACAGCGGGTAATCCCGACGTCGATGCAGATGCGGCACTATTTCGGGCAATGGGGATTGCACCCACGACAAGTTGTTAA
- a CDS encoding DJ-1/PfpI family protein, with protein sequence MRALFLVADEFEDVQFFSVAYRLSEEGYDIVVASNDEEDFVEGENGYILEDFLSLSDVSPSDYSVLVIPGGHSPERLRLWEDAVDITRIFAQEGTPIVAIGHGVQLLISAGTLDGKLVTCSPALRDDVKLAGASYRDEDTVVDGVLITARDTESIPVLNGKLCKLLKSR encoded by the coding sequence ATGCGAGCGTTGTTTTTGGTAGCGGATGAGTTTGAAGATGTGCAATTTTTTTCGGTTGCATACCGCCTGAGTGAAGAAGGCTACGATATTGTTGTTGCCAGCAACGATGAAGAAGACTTTGTTGAAGGCGAGAACGGCTACATTCTGGAAGATTTTCTTTCTCTTTCTGATGTCAGCCCCAGCGATTATTCAGTTCTGGTGATCCCCGGTGGTCATTCTCCGGAACGGTTGCGACTGTGGGAAGATGCCGTGGATATTACCCGCATTTTTGCCCAGGAAGGTACGCCCATCGTTGCCATTGGCCACGGGGTTCAATTATTGATCAGCGCTGGCACACTGGATGGTAAACTGGTGACTTGCAGCCCAGCATTACGTGATGATGTCAAACTGGCGGGTGCCAGCTATCGCGATGAAGATACGGTGGTAGATGGTGTACTGATTACCGCCCGCGACACCGAAAGTATCCCTGTGTTGAACGGAAAATTGTGCAAATTGCTGAAATCGCGGTAA
- a CDS encoding type II toxin-antitoxin system RelE/ParE family toxin, with amino-acid sequence MMDIIFRPEAEMEILEARTWYELRSAGLGFEFARAVEVAIETASRMPHGFEKIDGEFRQILLCRFPYSIIYRSSESELVVVSCYHHKRKPGFWTG; translated from the coding sequence TTGATGGACATTATTTTTAGACCTGAAGCTGAAATGGAGATACTGGAAGCAAGGACTTGGTATGAGTTGCGTTCTGCTGGATTAGGTTTTGAATTCGCCAGGGCAGTTGAAGTAGCAATAGAAACCGCATCAAGAATGCCCCATGGATTTGAGAAAATAGATGGGGAATTTCGGCAGATTCTTTTGTGCCGTTTTCCATATTCAATTATTTACCGTTCATCCGAAAGTGAACTCGTTGTTGTATCTTGTTATCATCACAAACGAAAACCAGGTTTCTGGACAGGCTGA
- a CDS encoding 3-deoxy-7-phosphoheptulonate synthase gives MNLLPHTTDKPMLDRTSLTDDERIGNITPLPPPENLIRFFPIQNTATELLISNCRTNVKTILQGKSDRLFVVIGPCSIHDPNAALESAQRLLPIRQKFHEDLEIIMRVYFEKPRTTIGWKGLINDPYLDGSFRINEGLRIARDLLLKINQVGVPAASEFLDTISPQYIADLISWGAIGARTTESQVHRELASGISAPIGFKNGTDGNVRIALDAILAARGRHHFLSVHKNGQVAIVETLGNPDCHLILRGGKTPNFYPESVRAAITSLQEAQLSTHLMIDFSHANSHKKAIQQLSVCQNVCQQIAEGEKQIAGVMVESHLVEGRQELTTKADLTYGQSITDECLGWDHSVQIIEQLALAVQLRRKLLAGK, from the coding sequence ATGAATTTGCTTCCGCACACCACTGATAAGCCAATGTTGGATCGCACCTCACTCACTGATGATGAACGAATCGGGAACATTACGCCATTGCCCCCACCGGAAAACCTGATTCGTTTTTTCCCGATTCAGAATACTGCTACGGAATTGCTGATTTCTAATTGTCGCACGAATGTCAAAACGATTCTGCAGGGGAAATCTGACCGTTTATTTGTTGTAATTGGTCCGTGCTCGATTCACGATCCCAATGCGGCACTGGAATCTGCCCAGCGGTTACTGCCGATCAGACAGAAATTTCACGAAGATTTAGAAATAATTATGCGGGTGTATTTCGAAAAACCCCGCACCACGATAGGCTGGAAAGGACTCATTAATGATCCTTACCTCGACGGCAGTTTTCGCATTAACGAAGGCCTGCGGATCGCACGCGACCTGCTTTTGAAAATAAATCAGGTGGGAGTCCCCGCAGCATCGGAGTTTCTGGACACCATTTCTCCACAATATATTGCCGATCTGATCAGTTGGGGGGCAATCGGAGCCCGCACCACAGAATCACAGGTTCACCGCGAACTGGCATCAGGTATTTCCGCACCAATTGGCTTTAAAAATGGCACCGATGGCAACGTGCGGATCGCCTTGGATGCTATTCTGGCCGCACGTGGACGACACCATTTCCTGTCGGTACATAAAAACGGCCAGGTAGCCATTGTGGAAACACTGGGCAACCCCGATTGCCACTTGATCTTGCGTGGTGGCAAAACGCCGAACTTTTACCCGGAAAGCGTGCGCGCAGCAATCACTTCGTTACAGGAAGCCCAGTTGTCGACCCACCTGATGATCGATTTTTCCCACGCAAACAGTCATAAGAAAGCAATTCAACAATTGTCTGTTTGTCAGAATGTCTGCCAGCAGATTGCGGAAGGGGAAAAGCAGATCGCTGGGGTGATGGTGGAGTCCCACCTGGTAGAAGGGCGACAGGAATTGACGACGAAGGCGGACTTGACGTACGGCCAAAGTATTACGGACGAATGCCTCGGCTGGGATCACTCAGTTCAGATCATTGAACAACTGGCTCTGGCAGTGCAGCTGCGACGTAAATTGTTAGCTGGTAAGTAG